Proteins encoded in a region of the Corynebacterium genitalium ATCC 33030 genome:
- a CDS encoding NlpC/P60 family protein encodes MGKHRASSRRTSRPIVAAGVLTAVAAAGSTAPAYAEDVETMIKEMEDVSHQATEKAEEVKEIEDQIVKGDKEVKTLQRQADDAKREAERAVGARSGAQQEVDGHARTQYRNVSNDARLNALDAMNPQEAIDRASYLGSLSRSAQRTLDNSTQLNKQAAQRATDANIAVAVANYRKAELEGKRDKLEKERKDLDAKVKEVERRVDAFTPEQRAAWEAKNGPVALNVPASAHGDGVVGAALSKIGSPYGWGAAGPNQFDCSGLMYWSYAQNGKTIPRTSQAQLAGGTPVPLSELQPGDIIGYYPGITHVGMYIGDGQVVHASDYGIPVQVVPLNSMPVQGAVRY; translated from the coding sequence GTGGGCAAGCACCGCGCTTCCTCCCGTCGCACGTCGCGTCCGATCGTTGCAGCTGGCGTACTTACAGCCGTCGCAGCTGCGGGTTCTACCGCCCCGGCTTATGCCGAGGACGTTGAGACCATGATCAAGGAGATGGAAGATGTCTCCCACCAGGCCACCGAGAAGGCCGAAGAGGTCAAGGAGATCGAGGACCAGATCGTCAAAGGCGATAAGGAAGTCAAGACGCTGCAGAGGCAAGCTGATGACGCAAAGCGTGAAGCAGAACGCGCGGTAGGCGCTCGGTCCGGCGCGCAGCAAGAGGTCGACGGCCACGCGCGTACGCAGTACCGCAACGTCTCTAACGACGCGCGACTTAATGCCCTCGATGCAATGAATCCGCAGGAGGCTATTGACCGCGCTTCCTACCTCGGTTCTCTGAGCCGCTCCGCGCAGCGCACCCTGGATAACTCCACCCAGTTGAACAAGCAAGCAGCCCAGCGGGCCACCGACGCTAACATTGCCGTGGCTGTGGCCAACTACCGCAAGGCGGAGCTGGAGGGCAAGCGCGACAAGCTGGAGAAGGAGCGCAAAGACCTGGACGCCAAGGTCAAGGAAGTCGAGCGTCGCGTGGATGCGTTCACCCCGGAGCAGCGCGCCGCGTGGGAGGCGAAGAACGGACCGGTAGCTCTCAACGTCCCGGCATCCGCCCATGGTGACGGCGTGGTGGGTGCAGCCTTGTCCAAGATTGGTTCACCGTACGGCTGGGGCGCAGCTGGCCCGAACCAGTTCGATTGCTCCGGCTTGATGTACTGGTCCTACGCTCAGAACGGCAAGACCATCCCGCGCACCTCACAGGCGCAGCTGGCTGGCGGCACGCCGGTGCCTTTGTCTGAGCTGCAGCCGGGCGACATCATCGGTTACTACCCGGGAATTACTCACGTGGGCATGTACATCGGTGACGGCCAGGTTGTGCACGCCTCCGATTACGGTATTCCGGTCCAGGTCGTGCCGTTGAACTCGATGCCTGTTCAGGGCGCTGTCCGCTACTAA
- a CDS encoding lysophospholipid acyltransferase family protein, producing the protein MNNKWYKFFKYILIGPWLRLWNRPETHGLDNIPPEGTPALMVSNHQAVMDSFYFPLVCPRQLVHPAKKEYFTAPGLVGRIQKFFFTSVGQVPIDRSAKDAGDNLLKVTKEVFDNGDLFCIYPEGTRSPDGRIYKGKTGMARIAMETGVPCIPVAMIDTREANPIGTWIPRPVKVTIKVGEPIDPHQWARDNGYDPSDSAVWRPFTDFFMEQLEELSGYPYCDAYAAAVKKSLEAGNGYPEGTEPPWGWLQ; encoded by the coding sequence ATGAACAACAAGTGGTACAAGTTTTTCAAGTACATCTTGATTGGTCCCTGGCTGCGGTTGTGGAACCGGCCTGAAACGCACGGCCTGGACAACATTCCGCCCGAAGGAACTCCCGCGCTAATGGTGTCCAACCACCAGGCCGTGATGGACTCCTTCTACTTTCCCCTGGTGTGCCCGCGCCAGCTGGTGCACCCCGCAAAGAAGGAGTACTTTACCGCTCCGGGATTGGTCGGGCGCATCCAGAAATTCTTCTTCACTTCCGTGGGACAGGTTCCCATCGACCGATCTGCGAAAGATGCCGGCGACAACTTGCTCAAAGTGACCAAGGAAGTCTTCGACAACGGCGACCTGTTCTGCATCTACCCGGAGGGCACTCGTTCCCCGGACGGCCGCATTTACAAGGGCAAGACTGGCATGGCGCGAATCGCGATGGAAACTGGTGTGCCTTGCATCCCAGTGGCCATGATTGACACCCGTGAGGCAAACCCGATTGGCACCTGGATTCCGCGTCCGGTCAAGGTGACCATCAAAGTCGGTGAGCCCATCGACCCGCACCAGTGGGCCCGCGACAACGGCTACGACCCGTCTGACTCCGCCGTGTGGCGCCCGTTCACGGACTTCTTCATGGAGCAACTCGAGGAACTGTCCGGCTACCCCTACTGCGACGCCTACGCGGCGGCCGTGAAGAAGTCGCTCGAAGCTGGCAACGGGTACCCGGAGGGCACCGAGCCGCCGTGGGGTTGGCTGCAGTAA
- a CDS encoding glycosyltransferase family 4 protein has protein sequence MKVLLVTNDFPPTFGGIQSYLRDFTDAVAATCGAESIVVFASTQDHEQASLYDASSAIPIFRWPKQVMLPTPRTAERMSQIIREQGIDTVWFGAAAPLGLMAGVARKAGAKRIVASTHGHEVGWSMLPGPRQALRRIGNSSDVVTYVSDYTRRRFSRAFGKHPEYVALPSGVDTDFFRPASESQRRSARQRYGYGADPLVVVPSRLVARKGQDMLIRVWPSIRQVFPDAKLAIIGQGPYEDTLRKLADRNAVTDSVRFHGRLEREDMRDLLAAADVMAMPARTRGWGLDVEGLGIVYLEAQACGIPVVAGDSGGAPETVTPESGIVVDGHSEKEITTAVLTLLADPERRRRMGRAGREHVSQAFSWEMLTSRLVRVLGLE, from the coding sequence ATTAAGGTTCTCCTGGTCACCAACGACTTCCCGCCTACTTTCGGCGGGATTCAGTCGTATTTGCGGGATTTCACCGACGCTGTCGCTGCTACCTGCGGTGCGGAGTCCATCGTTGTTTTCGCATCGACACAGGATCATGAGCAAGCATCGCTTTACGACGCTTCTTCTGCCATCCCCATCTTTCGCTGGCCGAAGCAGGTCATGCTCCCTACCCCTCGAACCGCTGAACGCATGAGCCAGATCATTCGAGAACAGGGCATTGACACCGTGTGGTTCGGCGCCGCCGCCCCGTTGGGGTTGATGGCCGGGGTCGCGCGCAAGGCGGGTGCGAAGAGAATTGTCGCAAGCACCCACGGCCATGAAGTCGGGTGGTCGATGCTCCCAGGGCCGCGCCAGGCACTACGGCGGATTGGAAACTCCTCCGACGTGGTGACTTACGTGTCGGACTACACCCGCAGGAGGTTCTCACGCGCCTTCGGGAAGCACCCGGAGTATGTCGCGTTGCCGTCGGGCGTGGATACGGACTTCTTCCGCCCAGCTTCAGAGTCGCAGCGGCGCTCAGCACGGCAGCGTTACGGCTACGGGGCAGACCCGTTGGTGGTTGTTCCGTCTCGGCTCGTCGCGCGCAAAGGACAGGACATGTTGATTCGCGTTTGGCCAAGTATCCGGCAGGTCTTTCCGGATGCGAAGCTCGCGATCATCGGGCAGGGACCTTATGAAGACACGCTGCGCAAGCTGGCCGATAGAAACGCCGTCACAGACTCAGTGCGTTTCCATGGCCGCCTGGAGCGTGAGGACATGCGTGATCTTCTCGCTGCGGCCGACGTCATGGCAATGCCGGCCCGGACACGCGGCTGGGGGCTAGACGTCGAAGGCTTAGGCATCGTCTACCTGGAAGCCCAAGCGTGCGGTATCCCCGTTGTGGCGGGGGACTCTGGCGGAGCGCCGGAGACGGTGACACCGGAGAGCGGCATTGTCGTGGACGGGCATTCAGAGAAAGAGATCACCACGGCCGTGCTCACTTTGCTTGCGGACCCGGAAAGGCGTCGACGCATGGGGCGCGCAGGCCGCGAGCACGTAAGCCAGGCTTTCTCGTGGGAGATGCTGACGAGCAGGCTCGTCCGTGTGTTGGGTCTAGAATGA
- a CDS encoding polyadenylate-specific 3'-exoribonuclease AS: MRYFYDTEFIEDGSTIELISIGIVAEDGREYYAVSTDFNGSRANPWVRENVLEKLPNPSSPEWKPLARIREEVHAFLTPNGTRPELWAWVGAYDHVVFAQMWGDMTKLPKDLPRFTRELKQYWEMAGRPKIPPAPKDAHDALVDARHNLIKFRACNDVLPLDRRGRITRPE, translated from the coding sequence GTGCGGTACTTCTATGACACGGAGTTCATCGAAGATGGCTCCACCATCGAACTGATCTCCATCGGCATCGTGGCTGAGGACGGACGCGAGTATTACGCAGTGTCCACGGATTTCAACGGTTCACGCGCCAACCCTTGGGTGCGTGAGAACGTTCTAGAGAAACTCCCGAACCCGTCCAGTCCGGAATGGAAGCCTCTGGCGCGCATCCGTGAAGAAGTGCATGCCTTTCTCACCCCAAACGGCACGAGGCCTGAGCTGTGGGCGTGGGTGGGTGCCTATGATCATGTGGTTTTCGCGCAGATGTGGGGCGACATGACGAAGCTGCCTAAGGACTTGCCGCGGTTCACCCGCGAGCTCAAGCAGTACTGGGAGATGGCTGGCCGCCCGAAGATTCCTCCTGCTCCGAAAGATGCCCACGACGCGCTTGTGGACGCTCGACACAACCTGATCAAGTTCCGCGCCTGCAACGACGTTCTGCCATTGGACCGCCGTGGAAGAATTACCCGCCCTGAGTAG
- a CDS encoding alpha-(1->6)-mannopyranosyltransferase A: protein MSPRVVVPLGVAGTTLIALGSFGAGATRNRGGMLDYFGWAFLSYGHARGLADVALTAGLFLLVFAWVMLQGAHVEQVRAAVWGWTAPLLLAAPLMSRDVYSYLMQGAMVRDGFNPYDEGAAVNPGPYLLEVSHDWRNTTTPYGPLHLWIGEGVTTAVGDNVMAGIIVYKFISFAGFAAIAWAVPRIARELGGDPALALWLGVANPVMIIHMVGGMHNESVMVGLVSIGLLACLHSRFFVGIVLISVAVSLKATAAIALPFVVWIAMQRYGRRVTVFLATGVSVVALSIAVVAAVTWASGTSWGWLAEISGNSKVVNPLSGATLITDLVTPLVWLVDEEFPYNTVLDFTRTIGSVLMLVGLVVVWVLYRQSQRRAVKGVALAYLVAFVFNAVTLPWYYASSISVAGTFAPPRWLVKVTVAASVIVALSFMGSGNHRFYVGWWMLAVFLLGWLAARSVKTPLPARA, encoded by the coding sequence ATGTCTCCCCGTGTCGTAGTTCCGCTCGGCGTTGCCGGTACCACGCTTATCGCGCTCGGTTCTTTCGGCGCGGGCGCCACCCGCAACCGCGGCGGAATGCTCGACTACTTCGGATGGGCCTTCCTGTCCTACGGCCACGCGCGCGGGCTTGCCGACGTCGCTCTCACTGCCGGGCTTTTTCTCCTCGTTTTCGCGTGGGTCATGCTGCAGGGAGCTCACGTGGAACAGGTCCGCGCTGCGGTATGGGGGTGGACCGCTCCCCTGCTGCTCGCGGCACCGCTGATGTCGCGCGACGTGTACTCCTACCTCATGCAGGGCGCCATGGTGCGCGACGGCTTCAACCCTTACGACGAGGGCGCGGCCGTCAACCCAGGGCCGTACTTGCTGGAGGTCTCGCACGACTGGCGGAATACGACCACCCCTTATGGCCCGCTGCACTTGTGGATCGGCGAAGGAGTGACCACTGCTGTCGGCGACAACGTCATGGCCGGCATCATTGTCTACAAATTCATCTCCTTCGCCGGTTTCGCCGCTATCGCGTGGGCAGTCCCGCGCATCGCGCGTGAGCTGGGTGGCGATCCTGCATTGGCGCTGTGGCTCGGCGTGGCCAACCCAGTGATGATCATCCACATGGTCGGCGGCATGCATAACGAGTCTGTGATGGTCGGCCTGGTCAGCATCGGCTTGCTCGCCTGCCTGCATAGCCGCTTCTTTGTGGGGATCGTGCTCATCTCCGTGGCGGTGTCGCTCAAGGCGACGGCGGCCATTGCACTGCCGTTTGTCGTGTGGATCGCGATGCAGCGTTACGGCCGCCGAGTCACCGTCTTCCTGGCCACGGGAGTAAGCGTCGTCGCGCTGTCCATCGCCGTCGTCGCCGCAGTTACCTGGGCATCCGGCACATCGTGGGGTTGGCTAGCGGAGATCTCGGGCAACTCGAAGGTGGTCAATCCCCTCTCCGGCGCCACACTCATCACAGACTTGGTCACTCCGCTCGTGTGGCTGGTGGATGAGGAATTCCCTTACAACACTGTCCTCGACTTCACCCGCACCATCGGGTCTGTGCTCATGCTGGTTGGTCTCGTCGTGGTGTGGGTCCTCTACCGCCAGTCGCAGCGCCGCGCCGTCAAGGGCGTAGCACTGGCGTACCTAGTGGCGTTCGTGTTCAACGCGGTGACGCTGCCGTGGTACTACGCATCGTCGATCAGCGTTGCGGGAACGTTCGCACCGCCGCGCTGGCTGGTGAAGGTGACCGTCGCTGCGTCAGTCATTGTCGCGCTGTCGTTCATGGGCAGCGGAAACCACCGCTTTTACGTCGGCTGGTGGATGCTGGCGGTCTTCCTTCTCGGCTGGCTTGCAGCCCGGAGCGTTAAAACGCCATTGCCTGCGCGCGCCTGA
- a CDS encoding polyprenyl synthetase family protein — translation MVTHPDKADVPTTAQIPAAVQRELEKFFTEHGPSVDVIGPPVSEAVEHLRTFVLGGGKRIRPTFGWVGFVGANGLENTEEDPAAVLCAVSSLEFIQACALIHDDIIDASATRRGNPTVHVAAAHSHREHNWLGDSDKFGESLAILVGDLALVWADDMWHHSGLSHAALLRASEPWRGMRTEVIGGQILDISLEAAGCESEELANAVNRFKTAAYTIERPLHLGAAIAGADDDTIAALRRYGHDIGIAFQLRDDILGVFGDPEVTGKPAGDDLREGKRTVLYSRALQAADERDPAAAQRLRDGIGTALTPDEIAELSGIIRETGAVEDVEKRIDELTESGLAHVRGAALSPEAVETLETLAVNATARRM, via the coding sequence ATGGTGACCCATCCCGATAAGGCCGATGTCCCGACTACTGCACAGATCCCCGCGGCTGTGCAACGGGAACTGGAAAAGTTCTTCACCGAGCACGGCCCTTCAGTGGACGTCATCGGTCCGCCGGTATCGGAGGCGGTAGAGCACCTTCGCACCTTCGTTCTCGGGGGTGGTAAGCGCATTCGCCCCACATTCGGATGGGTCGGGTTTGTCGGTGCGAACGGGCTGGAGAATACGGAGGAGGATCCGGCAGCTGTGCTCTGCGCGGTGAGTTCCTTGGAATTCATTCAGGCATGCGCACTCATCCATGATGACATTATCGATGCATCTGCGACCCGGCGCGGAAACCCGACCGTGCACGTCGCCGCTGCGCACAGTCACCGCGAACACAACTGGCTCGGAGATTCCGACAAGTTCGGGGAAAGCCTCGCCATTTTGGTCGGTGATTTGGCGCTCGTGTGGGCAGACGACATGTGGCACCACTCCGGCCTGAGCCATGCGGCTCTTCTCCGCGCTTCCGAGCCCTGGCGAGGCATGCGCACGGAGGTCATCGGCGGCCAGATTCTGGATATTTCGCTCGAAGCCGCCGGCTGCGAAAGCGAAGAGCTTGCAAATGCAGTCAATCGTTTCAAAACTGCCGCATACACCATCGAGCGCCCCCTCCACTTGGGCGCAGCAATCGCGGGTGCGGACGATGACACGATTGCTGCTCTGCGGCGTTACGGCCACGACATCGGGATCGCTTTCCAGCTTCGCGACGACATTCTCGGCGTCTTCGGCGATCCTGAGGTCACTGGAAAACCCGCCGGAGACGACCTGCGGGAAGGCAAGCGCACTGTGCTGTATTCCCGTGCGCTCCAGGCAGCCGATGAGCGTGACCCGGCGGCAGCGCAGCGCCTCCGGGACGGCATTGGTACGGCCCTGACCCCCGACGAGATCGCCGAACTCTCGGGGATCATTCGTGAGACGGGGGCGGTAGAAGACGTCGAAAAGCGTATCGACGAGTTGACCGAATCCGGCCTTGCACATGTCCGTGGTGCCGCGTTGTCGCCCGAGGCGGTGGAGACACTCGAGACCCTGGCGGTCAATGCCACCGCGCGGCGCATGTAA
- a CDS encoding ROK family protein, producing the protein MVTIGFDIGGTNTRAGVVDKHGDIVDVEETHTPHDADGLTHAIVELVEVLRRRHSIGAVGLAVAGFLDPDCEVVRFAPHLPWQDNAPVKQLLEEELELPVCLEHDANAAAWGEYRYGAAQDADTWVFFAVGTGIGATLMHHGEIYRGSFGTAPEFGHITVVQGGRACSCGKQGCLERYASGTALVDTAVEIATKGGFEPCTLYRRAVDKRATGNDVVAAARNGDALALATMDDFACWLGQGLSIVSDVLDPELIVLGGGVSADADLFLDAAHEAMRRNMVGSGFRPIPRLQTADLGPQAGMIGVADLARKLL; encoded by the coding sequence ATGGTCACAATCGGATTCGACATTGGCGGGACGAATACGCGCGCTGGTGTCGTCGATAAGCACGGCGACATCGTGGACGTGGAGGAAACTCATACTCCCCACGACGCGGACGGACTGACTCACGCCATCGTCGAACTGGTGGAAGTTTTGCGCCGCAGGCATTCCATCGGCGCTGTCGGTCTCGCCGTCGCCGGTTTCTTGGATCCGGACTGTGAAGTGGTCCGTTTCGCTCCGCACCTACCGTGGCAGGACAACGCGCCAGTGAAGCAGCTGCTGGAAGAAGAGCTGGAGTTGCCGGTATGCCTGGAGCATGATGCGAACGCCGCGGCGTGGGGCGAATACCGCTACGGTGCCGCCCAGGACGCAGACACGTGGGTGTTCTTTGCCGTGGGTACAGGCATTGGTGCAACACTCATGCATCACGGTGAGATCTACCGCGGTTCTTTTGGTACCGCACCCGAATTCGGTCACATCACCGTCGTCCAAGGTGGGCGTGCATGCTCCTGCGGGAAACAAGGGTGCTTGGAGCGCTATGCCTCTGGCACTGCGCTGGTGGACACCGCCGTTGAGATTGCTACGAAGGGTGGATTTGAACCCTGCACGCTGTACCGCAGGGCCGTCGATAAGCGCGCGACTGGCAACGATGTTGTCGCTGCCGCACGCAACGGCGATGCGCTGGCGCTAGCAACAATGGATGACTTTGCGTGCTGGCTCGGACAGGGTCTTTCCATCGTGAGCGACGTGCTCGACCCGGAGTTGATCGTGCTGGGCGGGGGAGTGAGCGCGGATGCTGACCTGTTCCTCGATGCTGCGCACGAAGCCATGCGTCGCAACATGGTCGGATCCGGCTTCCGCCCGATTCCACGTCTGCAAACTGCGGACCTTGGACCGCAGGCAGGTATGATTGGCGTTGCTGATTTGGCCCGCAAACTTCTTTAG
- a CDS encoding protein kinase domain-containing protein, giving the protein MSDLAAGDVLEGRYAVDRPIARGGMSTVYRCLDTRLDREVAAKVMHPRYVDDPLFLDRFQREARAMAQMSHPNLVNVYDFSSHGEDVFLIMELITGGTLRELLAERGPMPPHAAAEVMRSMLTGLSVAHRRGLVHRDIKPDNILINGDNSVKLADFGLVRAASESQRSTDQIVGTVAYLSPEQVDGSELTQASDVYSAGIVLFELLTGTQPFSGDTSLAHAMARLHRDVPPPSSRIAGVPMLFDELVATATARHPRDRFADADEFLDALEDVSADLDLPDFTVPAPTQSAAHRVAAIPTGVTQIEQDGAEEPELAPETRFDHQPVYEPEREHLQEPVREPSPALYHQDHQQPYRPQAPAPVPAHAPAHPPVPAQAPVREPEAPRIPEPETNRSAAATAVMVLLMITATAAVAVGGWWYGSGWYGEIPEIIRMPEYY; this is encoded by the coding sequence ATGAGTGACCTTGCAGCTGGCGACGTATTGGAAGGACGTTACGCCGTGGACCGCCCCATTGCCCGCGGTGGCATGTCCACGGTCTACCGCTGCCTGGATACTCGTCTCGACCGCGAAGTCGCCGCCAAGGTCATGCACCCGCGCTATGTCGACGATCCGCTGTTTCTCGACCGCTTCCAACGCGAAGCTCGCGCCATGGCGCAGATGAGCCACCCGAACTTAGTCAACGTCTACGACTTCTCGTCCCACGGCGAGGATGTCTTCCTCATCATGGAGCTCATCACCGGCGGCACGCTGCGCGAGCTTTTGGCCGAGCGAGGTCCCATGCCCCCGCATGCCGCTGCTGAAGTCATGCGTTCGATGCTCACCGGGCTGTCTGTGGCGCACCGCCGCGGGTTGGTCCATCGCGACATCAAACCGGACAACATCCTCATTAACGGCGACAATTCGGTGAAGCTCGCAGACTTCGGCTTGGTTCGCGCAGCCAGCGAATCCCAGCGTTCCACCGACCAGATCGTGGGCACCGTCGCCTATCTCTCCCCGGAGCAAGTCGACGGTTCCGAGCTCACCCAAGCTTCGGACGTCTACTCCGCCGGCATCGTGCTCTTTGAACTGCTCACCGGTACCCAGCCGTTTTCCGGCGACACCTCACTGGCGCACGCGATGGCGCGGTTGCACAGGGATGTGCCGCCGCCATCCTCACGCATCGCGGGGGTGCCCATGCTTTTCGACGAGCTCGTGGCCACCGCCACTGCCCGCCACCCCCGCGACCGCTTCGCTGACGCAGACGAATTCCTCGACGCCCTCGAAGACGTTTCCGCCGACTTGGACTTGCCCGACTTCACCGTTCCGGCACCGACCCAGTCGGCCGCCCACCGTGTGGCCGCCATTCCGACCGGGGTGACGCAGATCGAACAGGACGGGGCAGAGGAACCCGAGCTTGCGCCCGAAACGCGCTTTGACCACCAGCCGGTATACGAACCAGAGCGCGAGCACCTGCAAGAACCAGTACGCGAACCATCGCCTGCGCTGTATCACCAGGACCACCAGCAGCCGTATCGGCCGCAAGCCCCTGCGCCAGTGCCAGCGCATGCACCTGCGCACCCGCCCGTTCCAGCACAGGCACCGGTGCGCGAACCTGAAGCTCCGCGCATCCCCGAACCGGAGACGAACCGCTCCGCAGCGGCAACAGCCGTCATGGTGCTACTCATGATTACAGCCACCGCGGCTGTCGCCGTCGGTGGCTGGTGGTACGGCTCCGGATGGTACGGGGAGATCCCCGAGATCATCCGGATGCCGGAGTACTACTAA
- a CDS encoding class II 3-deoxy-7-phosphoheptulonate synthase: MSWTVDIPKEVLPDLPPLPGDINEEFQKVLGLEAKQQPTWDENAAVYVRKILESVPPVVVAPEIHKLKSQLADVAEGNAFLLQGGDCAETFESNTEPHIRANIKTLLQMAVVLTYGASTPVVKLARIAGQYAKPRSSDLDENGLPNYRGDIVNGVEPTEESRKHDPARMVRAYANSSAAMNLVRALTTSGTADLYRVEAWNREFVANSAAGARYEALSREITRSLHFMDACGVNDRELRTSEIYASHEALLVDYERAMLRLAEDENGETKLYDLSAHQLWIGERTRGLDDFHVNFAALINNPIGLKLGPSTTPEEAVAYAAKLDPNREPGRLTFVARMGHDKVRDVLPGIVDAVEREGHKVIWQSDPMHGNTFTASNGYKTRHFDKIIDEVQGFFEVHRHLGTHPGGIHIELTGEHVTECLGGAQDITDIDLPGRYESACDPRLNTEQALELAFLVAEMLRN, from the coding sequence GTGAGTTGGACTGTAGACATCCCCAAAGAAGTACTGCCCGATCTACCGCCGTTGCCCGGCGATATCAATGAGGAATTCCAGAAGGTTCTGGGCCTCGAAGCGAAACAGCAGCCGACATGGGATGAGAACGCGGCCGTATACGTCCGCAAGATCCTCGAATCGGTCCCGCCGGTGGTGGTTGCACCCGAGATCCACAAGCTGAAGAGCCAGCTAGCAGACGTCGCTGAGGGCAATGCGTTCCTCCTGCAGGGCGGCGACTGCGCTGAGACATTCGAGTCCAACACTGAGCCGCACATCCGCGCCAACATCAAGACGCTGCTGCAGATGGCCGTCGTGCTCACCTACGGAGCGTCCACCCCGGTGGTGAAACTGGCCCGCATTGCTGGCCAGTACGCCAAGCCGCGTTCCTCGGACTTGGACGAGAACGGTCTGCCGAACTACCGCGGTGACATTGTCAACGGTGTGGAACCCACCGAAGAGTCCCGCAAGCACGACCCGGCACGCATGGTCCGCGCTTACGCCAACTCCTCTGCCGCCATGAACTTGGTGCGCGCTCTGACTACCTCCGGTACCGCTGACCTGTACCGCGTTGAGGCATGGAACCGTGAGTTCGTGGCTAACTCCGCTGCCGGCGCCCGTTACGAGGCCCTGTCACGCGAGATCACCCGCTCCCTGCACTTCATGGATGCCTGCGGCGTGAATGACCGTGAGCTGCGCACCTCCGAGATCTACGCTTCCCACGAGGCGTTGCTGGTGGATTACGAGCGTGCCATGCTGCGCCTCGCCGAAGACGAGAACGGCGAGACCAAGCTCTACGATCTGTCTGCTCACCAGCTCTGGATCGGCGAGCGCACCCGCGGCCTCGACGACTTCCACGTGAACTTCGCGGCGCTGATCAACAACCCGATCGGCCTGAAACTCGGCCCGTCCACCACCCCGGAGGAAGCCGTCGCTTACGCCGCGAAGCTGGACCCGAACCGCGAACCCGGCCGCCTCACCTTTGTCGCCCGCATGGGCCACGACAAGGTGCGTGATGTCCTTCCGGGCATTGTGGATGCTGTTGAGCGCGAGGGACACAAGGTCATTTGGCAGTCCGACCCGATGCACGGCAACACCTTCACCGCGTCCAATGGATACAAGACCCGCCACTTCGACAAGATCATCGACGAAGTGCAGGGCTTCTTCGAGGTCCACCGCCACCTGGGCACCCACCCGGGCGGCATTCACATCGAGCTGACCGGCGAGCATGTCACGGAGTGCCTCGGCGGTGCCCAGGACATCACCGACATCGACCTGCCGGGCCGTTATGAGTCCGCGTGCGACCCGCGCCTGAACACCGAGCAGGCTCTGGAGCTCGCGTTTCTCGTCGCGGAGATGCTCCGCAACTAA
- a CDS encoding GNAT family N-acetyltransferase, with product MTFTIRRLSGFDFARMAPDLVDLYITAMKYPRTLREQRIGVWRRETSHPGFTAVAAFTETGALAGVAYGFNGTPDRWWDQQLRLGLQQQSIPDHIRRELTSHYFELAEIHVAPDLQGQGVGHALIHELLVDIGRKYVLLSTPEVPAEANAAFGLYRSLGFKDVLRNFLYAGDSRPFAVLGRTLPLGSQSVEWPLW from the coding sequence GTGACCTTCACTATCCGCAGGTTGTCCGGTTTTGACTTTGCCCGCATGGCTCCGGACCTGGTTGATCTCTATATCACTGCCATGAAGTACCCGCGCACCCTCCGCGAACAGCGAATCGGGGTATGGCGCCGTGAGACCTCACATCCGGGTTTCACTGCCGTGGCGGCATTCACAGAGACCGGAGCGCTCGCCGGTGTCGCCTACGGTTTCAACGGCACGCCCGACAGATGGTGGGACCAGCAACTTCGTCTGGGTTTGCAGCAACAGAGCATCCCCGACCACATACGGCGCGAGTTGACATCGCATTACTTCGAGCTAGCGGAGATCCACGTTGCGCCTGACCTACAGGGACAGGGCGTTGGACACGCCCTGATTCACGAGCTGCTAGTAGATATAGGTCGCAAGTACGTCCTGCTGTCAACGCCTGAAGTCCCGGCGGAAGCAAATGCCGCTTTCGGTCTCTACCGCTCACTCGGATTCAAAGATGTCCTACGCAACTTCCTCTACGCGGGAGATTCCCGTCCCTTTGCGGTGCTCGGACGCACGCTACCGCTGGGCTCCCAGTCTGTAGAGTGGCCGCTATGGTGA
- a CDS encoding Rv2175c family DNA-binding protein, whose protein sequence is MKSVSDIEYDLDTLLEGETLLSFPEVADRLGVPVTKVHDYVGAGKLVAHKADGVKYIPEALLSGDELSKFVGGAITVLLDGGYRPDEILAYLFTDDDSLPGRPIDALHGHGAREVIRRAQAMAF, encoded by the coding sequence GTGAAGAGCGTGAGCGATATCGAATATGACCTTGACACCCTTCTTGAGGGCGAAACGCTGCTGTCTTTCCCTGAGGTGGCGGACCGTCTCGGTGTCCCAGTGACCAAGGTCCACGATTACGTTGGTGCGGGAAAACTCGTTGCGCACAAGGCTGACGGTGTGAAGTACATTCCAGAGGCGCTTCTGAGCGGTGATGAGCTATCCAAGTTCGTTGGTGGCGCGATCACGGTGCTTCTCGACGGCGGATACCGCCCCGACGAAATCCTCGCCTACCTCTTCACTGACGACGACAGTCTGCCTGGCCGCCCCATCGATGCGTTGCATGGGCATGGTGCCCGCGAAGTAATCAGGCGCGCGCAGGCAATGGCGTTTTAA